A DNA window from Streptomyces canus contains the following coding sequences:
- a CDS encoding GntR family transcriptional regulator codes for MSEERGKGATILATLRSRISGGEYRPGYNLPAQRALAEEFEVSRDTIQRVLEELKTEGWIESRQGSGSKVRVTLPIHVTTQPKVSPGRVALGPFVARAFAQSVVELDVFTFTSESLDTQVRVQADGIRNGQIPAPERIAIRILLPSDSAELPYPRARVRDSTADVEELDRILQARTREIIRRHTSSLRDALRNLKTDGLVPDVVVSVREVPLVPTHKLYLRRGVEGLIGPYKIVERRILMDDDTEIDAWDVLGLGSTLIRHVQDDGDPNATGSVFMRSWQDWFDSCWHRYEPS; via the coding sequence GTGAGCGAAGAACGCGGCAAGGGAGCCACCATCCTGGCGACGCTGCGGTCGCGTATCTCCGGCGGCGAGTACCGGCCGGGGTACAACCTGCCCGCGCAGCGGGCTCTCGCCGAGGAGTTCGAGGTCTCGCGCGACACGATCCAGCGCGTTCTGGAGGAACTGAAGACCGAGGGCTGGATCGAGTCCCGTCAGGGCAGTGGCTCGAAGGTTCGAGTGACGCTCCCCATCCATGTGACGACGCAGCCGAAGGTGTCTCCTGGCCGTGTGGCGCTCGGACCTTTCGTCGCCCGCGCTTTCGCTCAGTCCGTCGTGGAGCTGGATGTCTTCACGTTCACCTCGGAGAGCCTTGACACCCAGGTGCGGGTGCAGGCCGATGGAATCCGCAACGGGCAGATTCCTGCCCCTGAGCGCATCGCGATCCGGATACTGCTGCCTTCCGATTCGGCCGAACTGCCGTATCCGCGGGCGAGAGTGCGGGACTCCACCGCCGACGTGGAGGAGCTGGATCGGATCCTCCAGGCACGTACGCGGGAGATCATCCGACGGCACACCTCCTCCCTGCGCGACGCCCTGCGCAACCTCAAGACGGATGGACTGGTTCCCGACGTGGTGGTCTCCGTGCGCGAGGTACCGCTCGTGCCGACCCACAAGCTGTATCTGCGGCGCGGTGTCGAAGGGCTGATCGGTCCGTACAAGATCGTGGAGCGCAGGATCCTGATGGACGACGACACCGAGATCGACGCCTGGGATGTCCTGGGACTGGGATCCACCCTGATACGGCATGTGCAGGACGACGGTGACCCCAACGCGACCGGATCGGTGTTCATGCGGAGCTGGCAGGACTGGTTCGACTCATGTTGGCACCGCTATGAACCGTCTTGA